ACTGTTAAAAAACTGCAGTTTGCTAGGGTATCCGTGAAAATGTGACTTGCTAGATTTAGTCACTGTCCTTTTTACTTGCCACTGTTTCTGTAATACCGCTGAGTGGCATATTCTCAACCCACAGAGTCTCCTTCTGTTTTTTTGAAGTAGAATTTGTCTTCCAAAGTTTAATCCAGAGAAATATGACAACCACAAACAGGATGAAAAGCAGGGTGATGAGGATGCTTGATATTACTCCAAAAGAGCATCCTGATTCAGATGAAATTGctataaaacaataaagaaatatgAGTATATTCAGTTTATGAAGACTGACTGTTAAACATATAAGAATGTTTATAGTATATGAATTACCTTCAGCAGAGACATGGACATTGACAGAAAGTTCTCCTGATTTATCTTCATCCAACTTCCTCCAGGTGTTAGCAACTGTCTGTAGCCATTCCACAACCTGACACTGATACTGGCCATTATCAGAGGCATCAACGTtgggtacagtgagtgtgtagcGGGTGGTACTGGACCGGTCGTACACCAGAGTTCTATCAAGAATTGCGCTGTGTAGAGTCCCCTCCCGACTGGCAGTGAAAAGGGTCAGAGGCCGCTCGTCTCTCTGCCTCCTGGACCAGGTCACTTCAAACACAGATTTCTGACTGGAGCGGGAGTTGATCTCACACTCCACCATGAAGCCGGTCTGAATATCAGTAACGTTGAGAAAGTGATTGGTTTTATGTACTTGCAGCTTGCTCTCTAGCAAAACATTAGGCAAAATTACTATTATTAGACCACAGCAGAAAATTATTCTTCTCATATTATAGGTAAAAAGTGATCCAAAGTCAAAGttaatgagtgaatgaatatatacagactgaggaatatcttgtgtgtgtatagagttaAAAACATATGAAAAAGTCATACTTTACCTATTTTGTGCACATTGACCATAGTTGAAACCAATTTTGGAGATCCCTTCTTTTCCCACAGGCCTTTACAGCTAAGCTGGTACTGTTCAACCCTGCACTGGTAGTTTCCACTATCAGATGGATCCAAATTAAAAATAGTGAGCTGAAATCGTTTTGCTGTGGGCCTGGAAAACAGTAGCCTGCCACTGAGCTGTTGGTTCTCTGATTGATACTGTAGAAGCCCATTATGGGTATGGCTTAGTAAAGAAGTGCTGGCACTGGAGCCCTGCCTCTCCAAAAACCACGTGAGACTGTAGTGGAAGGTGGGGTCCACTATATCAAAATTAATAGAACAACTAATGTCCAACTGCTGTCCTTCTGTGGCGTTCTGATGAGTGGCAAACGTTTCCAATGTGAAATCAGCTTCACTTGATTTGATCTCAACCACTACATTGACAAAAAGTTCTCCTGATTTGTCTTCAGCCACCTTCCTCCAGGTGTTAGCAACTGTCTGTAGCCATTCCACAACCTGACACTGATACTGGCCATTATCAGAGGCATCAACATTGGTTACAGTAAGTGTGTAGCGGGTGGTACTTGGCCGGTCATACACCAGAGTTCTACCAAGAATCGTACTGTGTAGAGTGCCATCTCGACTGGCAGTGAAAATGGTCAGAGGCCGCTCGTTTTTTTGCCTCCGGGACCAGGTCACTTCAAACACAGATTTCTCACTAGAGCGGGAGTTGATCTCACACTCCACCATGAAGCCAGCCTGAACATCAGTAACGTTGAGAAGGCCACTGGCTTTGTGTACTTGCAGCTTGCTAGCTGAATGAAAAGTCAaatttgttctttatttatttaatgtacattGACTTACAcatattattacatatacaAGCAAAAGGGAAGAACTTACCTATAAAATGTACAGTGACATTGGTAAAACCTGATTTGTCGCTCGCCTTCCTTTCCCATTTGCTTTTGCAATCAGCCTGATACTGATCTACCTCACAGTAATAGCTTCCACTGTCAGATGGGATGGAATTCATAATGGACAGATGAAAGACACTAATAGTGGGTCTGGAGAAATGAAGTCTATGTTGAAGATCTGGATCAGATACTAGGAACTGCAGACGTCCATCATGGGTGTAGGTAAGGAGTTTAACACTGGACAAACTCTGATCTTGTCTTTGAAAGAACCAGCTCAGGGAGTAACGAAATGTGTGGTCAAGTCCACCAGACCCCAGTGAGCAGCTGAGTTTCACCTGTTCACCCTCTGTGGCCTTCAGTTGAACATTAGATTTATCCATGCTAAAATCACTTTCtaaagaattaattaaaaaaatgaacagctGTCAATACAAGGGATTTtcaaaaaacatttctacacaaataaTAAATTGCCATTCTGAGCCTATCCATTTCTACTCTTAATACTTGGCCATTCAggaccccatacacacacaaaggaactgttactgtttttctctcagatTCCTTCCATCAGATGTCCTTTGACATTGCTAAAAAAATGTGTGGCAGCTTGAAACGATTCAGGTTTTGGCAGCATATTTAACAGCAGAAGCCCATGCTGGCAAACTTGGCATAACAAGtgtctatttttaaaaaggacGGAAAATTATGACTAAAAAAGTATAGAAaatttaaaaagagagagagaagagctgTCATAATGCTAAATATTGAAATCAATATTTGAATTCTATtgaatttaattatattataaattaacacattttaatgtcaataaacaaggtttacaaaaaaagaatcCTTAAGCAGTTAATGTATCTTTTTCTAATAACATAATCATTACCATGatcaatcatttaaaaatgcTTAATCATTAAGCAAAATTAACGTTATAGCTTTGGCTAAAAACAGCACCAGGACATTTTCTTGTCAGAAACTGGATAAgccacatacacatacatggaaaacaaaccaacaactgAGCAAGTCATGTAGCTCCCACCAGCTAAAAGTCTTTTAGTCAGGCAGTGATGCTGTGGATTGATCCATTATGCACTAAATGACAGTTATAGCATTAGGTGGAAAACACACtgctttaatgtttatttttcatagcCAAGTCCCCAAGAGTCACAAAACCCATTCATCTACAATTATATTCTTGAAAACTTATTTTTAACAGACGTTTGTGAACTTaaaactgactgaaaaatatGCCAGTCTAAGATTTACACATATAAGTGGCTATTATATGCCTGTAAATCACAATATTTGCACAAAAGTTAATATTGTAATGCACCGAAACACAGTAAGATGCACTACTAGGTTTTGGAAATGCCTACCATTTATTATAGAGGCGAATAAATTCTATAGATTTACTATGGCTATTGGTAAGATTTGCCACCTGACCAGCACATAAATGTATATGGCTGAGTTTTCTATTGTATTGATCTGTGGTAGCATACAGCTGTGGTGTGATCAAGCAAAAGTGCAATGCAGTCTGCAACATACCTTTTTCAAAGACATCTAGCTCCATGGTGTCAGACTTTGTATCAAGACTATACCAGATGCCATAAGGATCTTGAATCCATTCCTGTACTGAACAGTTGTAAAGTCCACTGTCTGTTGACTTCACCTGTTGTATCCTCAATTGGAAGGTCCTTCTATCAGTCCTTCTTATGCTGATCCTTTCATCTGTCTCCAGAGTGACCATACCTTCTGCTTCCATTTTCAGCAATGTCTGGGTACCATGTATCCATGTTACCTCAAAACGGGAAGAACTAGACGTTTCTGTGTTCACTAAGCAATtaatcactccatcactgttgGCTTGGAATTTTAAAGACTTACGGGTGGTGGAGACAGCTAGTTTGCTGGCTGAAATGCAAGCAAAAGTAAAAAGAACAGAATTAGATTCAGGTAATGCTGTAAATCTTCAGCTTTCCttacaaatgtaaatatttacagcatGAATATATGCGACCTATATAGATCCTGTCCTAAACCCTGGTCCGTGAGTTCCCCCTGTTCTATGCTGTCATTCAGGAAGAGCTTTTAATTAGCTGATAAGTTAAATCAGGTTTGTTGGGAACaggaaaaacactaaaatgtgcagGACAGGGGTCTCCAGGACCAGGGTTTGGAACCTGTGATTTAGGACATAGTGGCCCAGGTTTGGGAATGTGTGTCCTCTTACCAGGTCTCTTTACAGTGATGGCGAGTGGATTAGACAGTTTCTTGGTCTTCTGGACATTTTTGTCATATGCATCAATCTGGCACTTGTACTTTCCCTCATGTCGCTTACTTGCTCTCAACACCTTGAGAAAAAAGTCTGTGCCTGATTCCTGCACTTGAGTTTCTACCTGATATTCCTGCTGCTCTGCTCTACAGGATATGCTTCCAGTATGATCTACACATATAATGTTTTTTTGACTAGTTGAATTATGTGGTTCAAATATCCAAGTCACAGCTAAGGAAATTTTAGGTGCTTTTACGgaacaaatcatttttattgaAGAGTTCTCAGTTACATGCATGTCACGACTTTTCAATCCCACTTTCACAAGAGaatctaaaaaaagaaaggaaaagatgtGAAAGATTAAAGCAATCGCCAATGTTTAAGTGACAAAATTGGCAGTATTGTGTTTTTTATCCAACACACTGAGTTAAAGATcgtaattaaacatttttaattttattttgtttaaaaaaacattgttaTGGCCATCAAATGAAAATCAAATTTGAAATTCTCCCTCCTATGCAAAGCTAATGAATAAGCAAGAATTTGACTTACCAATAGAATAAATAGAAACACGGCCTTGCTGTGAATGGCTGGTCACTTTCTTCAGATTGCCATTGCTCTCCAAATTCCactcagacacagtgcacatatATTCACCACTGTCAGACACAAGAGTTCCACTTAACTCCAAAATGAAATCAGCAGCATTAGAACGAAATGTGCGTAAGCCCCTGTGCTGATACTGAGCCCCTATAGCTTCCATCACCCCCTCACGACTCAGGGTTATGACATCGCTGAAAGGGCTGCCTGTTGATTTTTTGTGCTGCCATGACACAGACAGCAGCCCTTTGGCTCCAGAAACACTGCAGCTGATTTGTAGAGTTTCCCCTTCAGTCACATTAACCAGCTGCTTTGTCATGGCCACAGCCAAACCACTCtcttaaaacaaaatacaggAGAAGTACAGATTAGTTAATGTACAATATATTTGCATAGACATGTATTTATACAGTTACAAGAAAAAATGTGAACCCTGTGGTGTTTTTGCATTGGTTCTATATAGAAAGTCATCTGATCTCCATGTCACAATTGAGTAAAATTGACTAAACAAATGACACAGTAGTTTTTACTTGTCAAAAAAATTTAGATATAGAATAGATAGTCTTTATTGGGCGCACTGAATAATCTTTCATAGTACAGccagaaaaaaggaaaggtgTTCCCTTGAATTTCCCTTGAACTTATAGATCCTCCTTTAGCAGAAACAACATCCACCAATCATTTCCTGTAACTGCAATGCTATGAGACTGACATAGCAATGTGGAGGAATATTGGACCATTTCAACAAAACTGTTTCAGTTCATCAATACTTTGGGGCTGATTAAGCATCCCTCTTCAGGTCAAGTCACAGCATCTCAAATAGGATAAGGTCATGAATTTTCTCCTTTTTAAGCCAAAGTTGTCTTATTAGAACACCTCTTGTAAGCTGGGGTTATGGACTGTTGCCCTGACACGCTCCTATAAAATGTCTTAATATACAGTTTCATTGTTCTCTCAATGATTGCAAAGCATGAAGGCCTTGAGGCAGCAAAGTAGCTAACAACCCTAATGCTACCTATACCATGCTTCACAATTCAAGTGAGGTTATGGTACAACTGCGGTTCACAGAATTCTTTTTCACAGTAGTATTGTTGAACATTCTGGAGGTGTTTTTTCCCCAGCTTGCACACAAAATCTTTTTCACTGGTTTCCTTCTTTTTGTCCTTTCATAACCCATGTCTTTAGAAAAGCTCTTGTAACCTTTTCCAGCTTCACACATCTCTGTAATCTGTGTTCTAAGGCCCTGTGAAAGTTGATAGGCTTGATGCATGGTTCATAGTAACTAGACTTTTTTGTGTCTTTATTTGAAGGCATATCATCTGTACAACCCACACTTTACACAGCAACCTCCCTGCAATTAGCTTTTGAAAAAGTTGTTAGCTAAGAGCTTCACCTACTTTTTCCAGCTTGCAATTTGAATGATTACTCAATGAACTCAAGAAAGCCCTAAAAACTACTACTGTACTGTGATTTAGATAATCAGAACTATGCAAAAAACCCTAGTAATTCCAAAAGGTTATTTTTGTGTACTTATTTAGGTTGTTCATAATATTCCTTAAAAATCAGTAAATTTAGTTTTATATTACAAAAGTagtaataaacataataaacattGTCTGACCTTTGGTACTGATGTGCACAGTTTCTTCATGTGATAGCTGGCTTTTTCTTTCAGTGATCGACCCAGTCTCTAGCTCCTCTACTTGTACAGCTTTACACTGATAGGTGCCCTGATCTTCAACCCTGACTGGTTGGATAGTGAGAACGAAGACTCTTTTGCTCTTCTTCACAGTCCTCAGTTcaccatctttctctcttttaatgtCGGTGTCATCTACAATCTGTACACCATTGTGATCAATTTGAGCCACAACCTTGTTATTTCTCAGCCAAGACATAGAGAAAAAATATCCAGGTATATTCTGAGCCTCTATGCTGCACTGAACCTCCATCATGTCTCCTTCCTCAAGGGCCCCTTTCTGAACCTGAATTTGAGTAACAAAAGATCCGTCTTCGTGAGCTGTGtctgaaacatggaaaaaaacagagaaatcaTGAGATATAAAATCCTAAGTGCCATTTTAAAGGATCTTAATTATCATGATACAAGCACAGTAAAAGTACCATGCAGcatcaagttcatccacacagtAACAGTATCCAGTTCATATATTTTACCTAGAGCTTTGACCTCTATGTTGGACCCTGTGGAGTTCCTGTGGCAAATCCTCACCCAAGAGCGATCTGGGTCTTGGATCCACTCATCAGCCTGGCAGTAGATCTCACCACTTTCAGACTGCTGTACCTGTGTTATCTTGAATCTGTATGTGGAGTCTTCGATCTTCTCCATAGTTATGAACCCAGAATGGTATCTGTGTTCAAACTCTGGTCCAGGCCTCACAGTTAAATCTCGATCCAAACTGATGATGGGTCGAGTGTCAGTGCTGCCACGCAGATACCATGTAACAGACAGATGAGTGTGTTGGAAGGTCTGACTGGAGACTTGGCATTCTAGCTGAAGGGATTCATCTACAGAGAGGCTATGAGATGGAGGTCCAGAGTAGGATGTCACCAGAGTATCCTCAATCACTGTGGGATGTAAGGAATTAATAGCACTTGGTTATATAGTTgtgctcataagtttacataccaTGGCAGAATTTCTGATTCCTTGGCCATTTTTCagagaatataaatgataacacaaaaacttttctttcactcatggttagtgtttggctgaaaccatttattatcaatcaactgtgtttactctttttaaatcataatgacaacagaaactacccaaatgaccctgatcaaaagtttacatacttTTACATCAACTCTTTATCTTCTCAGATGGTAAagctgcccattcttcttggcaaaaagCCTCCAGTTCCTTTAAATTCTTGGGCTGTCTTGCATGAACTGCACGTTTGAGATCTCCCCAGAGTAgctcaatgatattgaggtcaggagactgagatggccactccagaaccttcactTTATTCTGCTGTAGCCAATGACAGGTCGACTTGgccttgtgttttggatcattgtcatgttggaatgtCCAAGTACGTCCCATGTGCAGCTTCCGGGCTGATGAGTGCAAATTTTCCTCCAGTATTTTTTGATAACATActgcattcatcttgccatcaattttgaccaaatttcctgtgcctttgtagctcacacatccccaaaacatcagcgatccacctccatgtttcacagtaggAATGGTGTACCTTTCATCATTTgccttgttgactcctctccaaatgtagtgtttatggtcGTGGCCATAAAAGTCTCTGTGCTGTTTGGCGTATTGTAAGCGGGATACTTTGTGGCATTTGcgtagtaatggctttcttccGGCAACTCGACCATGCAGCCCATTTTTCTTCAAGTGCCTCCTTATTGTGCATCTTGAAACAGCCAGACCACATGTTTTCAGAGAGTCCTGTATTTCACCTGAAgttatttgtgggtttttctttgcatcccGAACAATTTTCCTGGCAGTTGTGGCTGAAATTTTAGTTGGTCTACCTGACCGTGGTTTGGTTTCAACAGAACCCTTCATTTTCCACTTCTTTATTAGAGTTTGAACACTGCTGATTGGCATTCTCAATTCCTtggatatctttttatatccctttcctgttttatacagttcaaCTACCTTTTCCCGCAGATCCTATGACAATTCTTTTGCTTTCCCCATGACTCAGAATCCAGAAATGTCAGTGCAGCACTGGATGAAAGATGCAAGGGTCTGTCAGGAGTCCAGAAACTCATTgaccttttatacacacacactaattacaagcAAACAGATCACAGTTGAGGATGGTTACCTTTAATAGCCATTCAAACCCGTTTGTGTCAACTTGTGTGCATGTTATCAGGCCAAAATcaccagggtatgtaaacttttgatcagggtcatttgggtagtttctgttgtcattatgatttaaaaagagagTTGTTGTCAAAGAGTTAAGAGTTAAGAGAGTTGTCAAAAAACACAGTTGTTTGACaataaatggcttcagccaACCACTAACCATGAGTAGCCAAGAATagccaagaaatcataaattctgccagggtatgtaaacttatgagcacaactgtaCATATTGTCTGAAGTGTCATGCAAGATTTATTTGACAGAACAAATAAACCTTAACATTTTGTTTACACATATAGAAAAAATACAATAGAAAAGTCCATGAAACAATATCAGACATATTATCACTCATAACATATTTAATCACCTGGTATATAGCAAAAGAGAATTATAAAGCTAGTTACCTTTCACTGTTGTTTTTGCGCTGTAGATTCCATAATACACCGAacctgtatttggagtgtaacATTCATATTCTCCAGAATCTTGTCCAGTCAGAGAATTAATGTGGAAAATAACTGAAGTGTCTGACTGCCTTTTGATCACAATATTTTTCTCACGCACTCTTGTAGAGTACTTTGCATAAGCATAATGTTCGTCATTAGTGCTAATGATTTGGATTGCAACATCTGGCCTGTCTGGCTGATAAATTGAAAAAGCAAATTCTTGAATCCTTCCATGTTTGAGGCCACTAACATTGCAGGAGATGGACATTGGAAATCCTTTCACACGGTACAATGGACCCTCCTGGATGTGTACTTCCTGCTGACCTGCACAAACATCTGTATGGGAAAAACAAGCATTGTCTAGTAAAGCAAGTTCATTTGTATATATCactaaaattataattaaacatATAATCATTATACCTAAAGCATGACTGTTCATGTCACCTgactaataaatatattatattcttttaCACTTGCTTACAGTGTTTTCAGTAACAACTGAGACAACCCATAAGttatattaattcattaatttataattGTTCATCGTAGTGCGACCAGCCATTCCATTTCCTCTCATTATGTGTATACTGTTGAGAAGTATATCTGTACAGCATGTGaaagttttgtgtatgttttccCAAATCTCAACAGTATTTTACGTATTCCTGAATCTCTTTTTACATAAACATTAGTGGCATTAGTTAGATATAGATATAATCTCACCAGTCTGCAGGAGTCCTCCGAGGCCCATCAACAGAAGGAGCTGCCACAGCTGAGGCTGAAAAAGAACCATCTTAAACTGCACCGATTCAGTTTTTCACCATACACCATGATACAGCTGTGGAGAATGTGCTCATGGTTTAGCTAAATGAGTCCAACTGAAAACCTAATATAGGCCAAGAGGAAACGAGACAAGACGTTGGTTTCCTGTCATCATGTGAAAGATTTATTTGAAAATACTCATACAGATTTCTATAGGTGACAGGACATATTTTGAAAAAACGTAAACCATAGAAGATCATAAAACAATATCTATTTCATTGTGGTTGTAATCTTCTAACTTACAGTATAATTCTGCTTAGGAGTTTATGTTAGCTTTACACCCTTAATATAGAATACAATAGATCCTTCACATTCAGGTTTACTGATGGAGATGAATCTTTGAATTATTGTTTTTAAgtagttattaaaaaaataaaatcagcttCAGAATTTAGCAGCTACAACACTACCCAGTGGTTACTGCTTACATGATAGTGTGGAAAAACCTTTATACAAATTAATGTAACTGTCAATATCACCATCTAGTGGTTCTAAATGACTAGGAGCTGCTGAGTATTTTTTCCTGATATTAGCTTTAGTAAGTGATGTGACAATTAAAAACAGGGAATGACATATGAGAACCACCAGAAATCCAGATGGGAAAAACTGCACAACAACTGGTCTTGTAAATCCAGTCATTATTTTAATTCGGAATCAAGGCAGGAATAAGGATAAAATTCAGACTAGCCATTCAAAGGCTGCTAGGTCAAAGAATTCTGAACAGACCCGAACTGTTTGATACCAAATGCATGTGTTAGTGATAACACAGTTCCTCCTGTAGATTAGGATCTGCAAACACAACTCACTCACCACAAAGATTTCCATCAGTTCAGATACCAGGTGTCTGCACGTCTGCAACTATTTAATCTAAGTAACAGGGACTCTTTTGGTAAGATATCACTCTCTGAGGCTACACTCTGCAGCTAAAAATACAGAcgcagagtttttttttttatcttgttatTTTTGACTCCATTTTGGAATCGTGCATAGCTAAAGTACCTCTTGATATGAAATGTATTGATGCTCATTAGTAAGCATTCCCATAAACAATGTATGGATTCCTGTGgtcttttttaaatttgtggACTTGGGGTCTAACAAAATGCTTGAAGAACATTGTAATCACAATCAAGCTCAAGCTTTGTAAATTCTAAATCAAAGATAGGCTGTATTATTGTACACAGAGGTAAACAGAGACAGGGTGAAGAAAGGAGAGGACATTAAGCTAGCACTATTGTATGGTGCTCACCCAAGTACTGATGGAATGTTCATTAACAAATCAAACTATGTAAACTTTGAGTTACCCACATCAAACGAGTTGTGAAATCACACTTGTTTGGCACATGCTGTCGagtgtgaaagctgtttttAAACACACTGTGATCTAGTAAACAGATCTTCACTGAAACAGAAATATTTGACAGTGTCACAGGTAAACACAAGGTTTTAATATTTGATAAGACTGGACTAGATTATTTTCTGGATGAACTTGGACATTTTAACTGAGTTTTAAGCCAAACCTCAGTAAGAAGTATAAATAATGTTGAATCTTAAATCTGCTATTTAAATGTAACTAGGAAAAGTGCTCTTAATTGGATATAGTCTACATTTGTGTACATTTCAAGATGTAATTGGTTTTGGTTCTAAGGCACAAAAGTTCTCTTAATAAATACatatgaggatgtgtgtaatttTTAAATGGTTGGATCAGTGTAATAAAATAGGATCATAATAGTTGCACGGTATTTCAAAAAAACCCTGGAAGGGATTCCTAGCTGCAAAGAGTTTGAGAGCAACTTTTCATATCCCAATGACTGTGTCATattctaaacacaaacacagttttAGTGCCCTTGGAGAATATAAccccccagcacacacacacacacacacacacacaaacacaatatcaGACTCACCTAATGATTCTTGTAAAGATAATATCCATTCGAGACTTTAGAGTGAAAAAAAAGTCCTATAAGCTACTAAACTAAAATTGAAAGTAACGCTCTGCATTTTCCCAGTTGACGCGATCTTAGCTCACATTTCAGGTTGGGTGACTTTTTAAGTTCTCttattagaatagaatagaatagaatagaatagaatagaatagaatagaatagaatagaatagaatgctTTATTTGTACAGCTGCACAACGACAAGGCTCTCTCATTTAAAAGgtgcacacattcatacacacatacaatgtGTACAGTTGATACAAAAAGTGTGAATAGAGACAGATGTAAGATATAAACAGATATAGTGTCgatgtaaacagatataaatGTAAACGTAATAAATCAtgatgtgtgagtgaatatgtaAGATCTTACATATTCAGCTCTTAAAAcaacacagtatatatataacttGTCCAAAAGCAAAAGAATACAAGACGAAATTTACACTGTATAAGAAACCATGAGAAAACATGTACAAGATCTCATTTCTAGTGGCTGAAGGTAGCAGCAGGCAGAAGGCTGTTTATATCCATCATGGTGGTAACCCTGACACCTGTTGTGGAGAAGTTgtcaagctgaagaaagagacCTTCCAACAAATGCTACCAGAAGTCTTTCCTGATTCAGTTGAGATGTATAGAAGAGCCAGAAGTTCTGCAGGAGGAGTTTGACAAGGCAACAAGGTAAAAACATTCATGTGGCCTAAAGATTTCTGTCAAACTGCTTTGTATCTCAGGAGGAGGAAATAAGATGATGCACAATCTCTAAGCAAGTGCAGGATGTGTTGACCTCTACtagtataaattataaatataaaccagTATTCAGAATGAAGGCAGGTATAAGGATAAAATCCAGAGTAATTTTAAACAGGCCCGAACTGTATGATACCAAATGCATATGTGTTAGTGATAACACAGTTCCTCCTGTAGATAAGGATTTGGAAGCACAACTCACACACCACAAAGATTTCTGTCACATCTGTAGCTATTTAATCTAAGTAACATGTGTTTACCTCTATCAGTATAAATGAATGTTGGAAAGAGCACTTTGATGAACCCGATGGAC
This DNA window, taken from Hemibagrus wyckioides isolate EC202008001 linkage group LG06, SWU_Hwy_1.0, whole genome shotgun sequence, encodes the following:
- the LOC131355283 gene encoding immunoglobulin superfamily member 3 isoform X1 encodes the protein MVLFQPQLWQLLLLMGLGGLLQTDVCAGQQEVHIQEGPLYRVKGFPMSISCNVSGLKHGRIQEFAFSIYQPDRPDVAIQIISTNDEHYAYAKYSTRVREKNIVIKRQSDTSVIFHINSLTGQDSGEYECYTPNTGSVYYGIYSAKTTVKVIEDTLVTSYSGPPSHSLSVDESLQLECQVSSQTFQHTHLSVTWYLRGSTDTRPIISLDRDLTVRPGPEFEHRYHSGFITMEKIEDSTYRFKITQVQQSESGEIYCQADEWIQDPDRSWVRICHRNSTGSNIEVKALDTAHEDGSFVTQIQVQKGALEEGDMMEVQCSIEAQNIPGYFFSMSWLRNNKVVAQIDHNGVQIVDDTDIKREKDGELRTVKKSKRVFVLTIQPVRVEDQGTYQCKAVQVEELETGSITERKSQLSHEETVHISTKESGLAVAMTKQLVNVTEGETLQISCSVSGAKGLLSVSWQHKKSTGSPFSDVITLSREGVMEAIGAQYQHRGLRTFRSNAADFILELSGTLVSDSGEYMCTVSEWNLESNGNLKKVTSHSQQGRVSIYSIDSLVKVGLKSRDMHVTENSSIKMICSVKAPKISLAVTWIFEPHNSTSQKNIICVDHTGSISCRAEQQEYQVETQVQESGTDFFLKVLRASKRHEGKYKCQIDAYDKNVQKTKKLSNPLAITVKRPASKLAVSTTRKSLKFQANSDGVINCLVNTETSSSSRFEVTWIHGTQTLLKMEAEGMVTLETDERISIRRTDRRTFQLRIQQVKSTDSGLYNCSVQEWIQDPYGIWYSLDTKSDTMELDVFEKESDFSMDKSNVQLKATEGEQVKLSCSLGSGGLDHTFRYSLSWFFQRQDQSLSSVKLLTYTHDGRLQFLVSDPDLQHRLHFSRPTISVFHLSIMNSIPSDSGSYYCEVDQYQADCKSKWERKASDKSGFTNVTVHFIASKLQVHKASGLLNVTDVQAGFMVECEINSRSSEKSVFEVTWSRRQKNERPLTIFTASRDGTLHSTILGRTLVYDRPSTTRYTLTVTNVDASDNGQYQCQVVEWLQTVANTWRKVAEDKSGELFVNVVVEIKSSEADFTLETFATHQNATEGQQLDISCSINFDIVDPTFHYSLTWFLERQGSSASTSLLSHTHNGLLQYQSENQQLSGRLLFSRPTAKRFQLTIFNLDPSDSGNYQCRVEQYQLSCKGLWEKKGSPKLVSTMVNVHKIESKLQVHKTNHFLNVTDIQTGFMVECEINSRSSQKSVFEVTWSRRQRDERPLTLFTASREGTLHSAILDRTLVYDRSSTTRYTLTVPNVDASDNGQYQCQVVEWLQTVANTWRKLDEDKSGELSVNVHVSAEAISSESGCSFGVISSILITLLFILFVVVIFLWIKLWKTNSTSKKQKETLWVENMPLSGITETVASKKDSD
- the LOC131355283 gene encoding immunoglobulin superfamily member 3 isoform X2, which encodes MVLFQPQLWQLLLLMGLGGLLQTDVCAGQQEVHIQEGPLYRVKGFPMSISCNVSGLKHGRIQEFAFSIYQPDRPDVAIQIISTNDEHYAYAKYSTRVREKNIVIKRQSDTSVIFHINSLTGQDSGEYECYTPNTGSVYYGIYSAKTTVKVIEDTLVTSYSGPPSHSLSVDESLQLECQVSSQTFQHTHLSVTWYLRGSTDTRPIISLDRDLTVRPGPEFEHRYHSGFITMEKIEDSTYRFKITQVQQSESGEIYCQADEWIQDPDRSWVRICHRNSTGSNIEVKALDTAHEDGSFVTQIQVQKGALEEGDMMEVQCSIEAQNIPGYFFSMSWLRNNKVVAQIDHNGVQIVDDTDIKREKDGELRTVKKSKRVFVLTIQPVRVEDQGTYQCKAVQVEELETGSITERKSQLSHEETVHISTKESGLAVAMTKQLVNVTEGETLQISCSVSGAKGLLSVSWQHKKSTGSPFSDVITLSREGVMEAIGAQYQHRGLRTFRSNAADFILELSGTLVSDSGEYMCTVSEWNLESNGNLKKVTSHSQQGRVSIYSIDSLVKVGLKSRDMHVTENSSIKMICSVKAPKISLAVTWIFEPHNSTSQKNIICVDHTGSISCRAEQQEYQVETQVQESGTDFFLKVLRASKRHEGKYKCQIDAYDKNVQKTKKLSNPLAITVKRPASKLAVSTTRKSLKFQANSDGVINCLVNTETSSSSRFEVTWIHGTQTLLKMEAEGMVTLETDERISIRRTDRRTFQLRIQQVKSTDSGLYNCSVQEWIQDPYGIWYSLDTKSDTMELDVFEKESDFSMDKSNVQLKATEGEQVKLSCSLGSGGLDHTFRYSLSWFFQRQDQSLSSVKLLTYTHDGRLQFLVSDPDLQHRLHFSRPTISVFHLSIMNSIPSDSGSYYCEVDQYQADCKSKWERKASDKSGFTNVTVHFIASKLQVHKASGLLNVTDVQAGFMVECEINSRSSEKSVFEVTWSRRQKNERPLTIFTASRDGTLHSTILGRTLVYDRPSTTRYTLTVTNVDASDNGQYQCQVVEWLQTVANTWRKVAEDKSGELFVNVVVEIKSSEADFTLETFATHQNATEGQQLDISCSINFDIVDPTFHYSLTWFLERQGSSASTSLLSHTHNGLLQYQSENQQLSGRLLFSRPTAKRFQLTIFNLDPSDSGNYQCRVEQYQLSCKGLWEKKGSPKLVSTMVNVHKIDRLHGGV